AGATGAAGGAAAAACATGGCCGAGGCCGAACAACCCGCACTGCCTTCGCAAGAGGAACGCGCCCAACTGGCCTACATGGTCCTGACCCTGATGCGGCGCTGGGGTCTGGAGGATAGCCAGAAGCTCACCCTGTTGGGGCTATCGCCCCGCGACAAAAAGGCGCTCCAGGCCCACAAGAAGGGGCGGCCCCTGGAGCCCGACCCCGAAACCCTGGGCCGGACCAGCGGCATGCTCGTGATCCACCAGCGCCTCGTCGACCGCTACCCCGACGACGAGGAACAGCGCACTGAAGTGGACCCCGATTTTCGGACCAGGTGAGAAGTAAAGATTGGCAGGCTATCCTCGGCTCAAGCAGAGGAGCCTTCCCATGTCCCGAGGACGAGGCAAACGACTCAGTGCCGACCTCAAGGCCCGCGTGGCCCTGGAGGCCGCCAAGGGCCACAAGACGGCCAGCGAGATCGCCCAGGAGTACCAGGTTCACCCGACCCAGATCAGCCAGT
This window of the Thiohalospira halophila DSM 15071 genome carries:
- a CDS encoding helix-turn-helix domain-containing protein, producing the protein MSRGRGKRLSADLKARVALEAAKGHKTASEIAQEYQVHPTQISQWKRQLLDGLPDLFEAGQSRKEPTTEEVTAPLYEEI